The following coding sequences lie in one Anas platyrhynchos isolate ZD024472 breed Pekin duck chromosome 15, IASCAAS_PekinDuck_T2T, whole genome shotgun sequence genomic window:
- the LOC101800169 gene encoding uncharacterized protein — MPLCSCLIVKDHLLQWSALMSRKSRKGSRKPAWMNKLLLTKLSNKGNAYKTQEQRQVTQEENRGTGQACRHRPWNAKAHQELNLSRFMKGNEKCFHTYLSRKRRTRENVSRLLNMARIPVAKDTGKTCCTQCPLCVSPYRIHLWTAQRIRRSLRMPLFHCCPMEGGLAESTLRSWPHLCAGSSFPWLLP; from the exons ATGCCGCTCTG ctcctgtctcATTGTCAAAGATCACCTCCTCCAATGGTCCGCCTTGATGAGCAGGAAATCAAGGAAAGGCAGCAGGAAgcctgcatggatgaacaagTTGCTCCTGACTAAGCTCAGCAATAAAGGGAATGCATACAAGACACAGGAGCAGAGACAGGTGACCCAGGAGGAAAACAGAGGCACTGGCCAAGCTTGCAGGCATAGGCCTTGGAATGCCAAAGCCCACCAAGAATTGAATCTGAGCAGGTTTATGAAGGGCAATGAGAAATGCTTCCACACGTACCTCAGCAGGAAAAGGAGGACCAGGGAAAATGTGAGCAGACTGCTGAATATGGCCAGGATCCCAGTGGCAAAGGATACAGGAAAAACCTGCTGTACTCAATGCCCTCTTTGCGTCAGTCCTTACAG AATACATCTTTGGACAGCCCAGAGAATCAGACGGAGCCTGAGGATGCCTCT ATTTCATTGCTGTCCCATGGAAGGAGGATTGGCTGAGTCTACTTTAAGATCATGGCCCCACCTGTGTGCTGG